In Candidatus Omnitrophota bacterium, a single genomic region encodes these proteins:
- a CDS encoding ATPase, T2SS/T4P/T4SS family encodes MQFLQERLREILLRDKLITPEALDKALAEHRKFGGELSKILVKLNVITEDQLSVALSENLDIPIISLSSMKIDPAVVKIIPKEIAQAYHIVPIARIGDQLTVVMSDPLNIFAIDNVRALTGLSIHPVIARLKEIRAAIEKFYDTDTSTTLAAIFKDIKEGQDLELVKDMPVAMNKKEIENITREAPIITLTNTIIQQAVLAKASDVFIEPMESTLRIRYRVDGMIREMDRMSKMMHFPVISRVKVIANLDIAEHRLPQDGRFRIVTDRGQEVDFRVSVLPTALGEKIVLRILDRSLDILELDKLGFEPSSLARLKESCQRPHGLILACGPTGSGKTTTLYGILKFVDSPGKNIITVEDPVEFQIKGFNQVNIRTEVGLTFPVTLRSILRQDPDVILIGEIRDAQTLDIAVKAALTGHLVVSSLHTTTAAGSITRMINMGVEPFLICSSVVAIVSQRLVRRVCPKCRETYTLSDEAARPFKVKDLVPGHDMVFYKPKGCAKCFNTGYQGRVGITEILTLTPQVKELILVRSSEADIKACGRTQGMRTMREDAVIKAARGLTTLEEVVRLTAPD; translated from the coding sequence ATGCAATTCCTCCAAGAACGCCTTAGAGAGATCCTGCTGCGCGACAAGCTCATCACCCCCGAGGCCCTGGACAAGGCCTTGGCCGAACATAGAAAATTCGGTGGGGAATTGAGCAAGATCCTCGTCAAACTCAATGTCATCACTGAAGACCAGTTGAGCGTGGCCTTAAGCGAAAATCTGGACATTCCCATCATCAGTTTGTCGTCGATGAAGATCGATCCCGCCGTGGTCAAGATCATCCCCAAGGAGATCGCCCAGGCCTACCACATCGTGCCCATTGCCAGGATCGGCGACCAGTTGACCGTGGTGATGTCGGACCCTTTGAACATTTTTGCCATTGATAACGTCAGGGCCCTGACCGGCCTTTCCATCCATCCCGTGATCGCCCGGCTCAAGGAGATCAGGGCCGCCATTGAAAAGTTCTACGATACCGACACGTCCACGACACTCGCCGCGATCTTCAAGGACATCAAGGAGGGGCAAGACCTGGAGCTGGTCAAGGACATGCCGGTGGCGATGAACAAGAAAGAGATTGAGAACATCACGCGGGAAGCGCCCATCATCACGCTGACCAATACGATCATCCAGCAGGCGGTGCTGGCCAAGGCCAGCGACGTGTTCATCGAGCCCATGGAGTCGACCCTGCGCATCCGTTACCGTGTGGACGGCATGATCCGCGAGATGGACCGCATGTCCAAGATGATGCATTTTCCCGTGATCTCGCGCGTCAAGGTCATCGCCAACCTGGACATCGCCGAACACCGCCTGCCCCAGGACGGGCGTTTTCGTATTGTCACCGACCGCGGCCAGGAAGTGGACTTTCGCGTCAGCGTTTTGCCGACGGCTTTGGGGGAAAAGATCGTCCTGCGCATTCTGGACAGGAGCCTGGACATCCTGGAACTGGACAAGCTGGGGTTCGAGCCATCGTCGCTGGCGCGTCTCAAGGAAAGCTGTCAGCGTCCCCACGGGCTTATCCTGGCCTGCGGCCCCACGGGCAGCGGCAAGACCACGACCCTCTACGGGATCCTGAAGTTCGTCGATTCTCCGGGAAAGAATATCATCACCGTCGAGGACCCGGTGGAATTCCAGATCAAGGGTTTCAATCAGGTTAATATCCGCACGGAAGTCGGCTTGACGTTCCCGGTGACGCTGCGTTCTATTTTACGGCAGGATCCCGACGTCATTTTGATCGGTGAGATCCGCGACGCGCAAACCCTTGACATCGCGGTGAAAGCCGCTCTCACGGGCCATCTGGTCGTCAGTTCTTTGCATACAACGACCGCTGCCGGGTCCATCACCCGTATGATCAACATGGGGGTGGAGCCGTTTTTGATCTGTTCCTCGGTGGTGGCCATCGTGTCCCAGCGGCTTGTCAGGCGCGTATGCCCCAAATGCCGGGAAACATATACCCTTTCTGACGAAGCCGCGCGTCCGTTCAAGGTCAAGGACCTGGTGCCCGGTCACGACATGGTCTTTTACAAACCCAAAGGTTGCGCCAAATGCTTCAACACCGGTTATCAGGGCCGGGTGGGGATCACCGAGATCTTGACCCTGACGCCCCAGGTCAAGGAATTGATCCTGGTCCGGTCATCGGAGGCGGACATCAAGGCCTGCGGCCGCACCCAGGGGATGAGGACCATGCGCGAAGACGCTGTCATCAAGGCGGCGCGGGGGTTGACGACTTTGGAAGAAGTGGTGCGCCTGACCGCGCCGGATTAA
- a CDS encoding GspE/PulE family protein: protein MEFTRDKILKVLRQIPGVNPADLDAIVYAQRKAGTGLVSSILKQGVISEHDLLALLVRELKVPSVDLSKYHFDERLKSMVPAKIARQNQVMPISCLGGTLTVAMADPLNVFAIDDLSNITGKKVDVMVATASQVQQAIDNFYDTAAQSIADVTHNIESANFEIISEGPSETNTDTGQEAPIIRMVNLVIKEAIRQRASDIHMEPTPEGMRVRYRIDGILQDTLVIPKDSQSAVTVRIKIMSRIDITTTQTPQDGRFKMRVSSQEVDFRVSLLPTTFGQKVVMRVLDKASLSMGLEKLGFSGRSIKIMDEAIYKPFGMILVTGPTGSGKSTTLYSMINKLNTADRNIITIEDPVEYLIEGLTQIEVKHDIGLDFATGLKAVLRQSPDIVMVGEIRDTETADIAIKASLTGQLVLSTLHTNDASGAVTRLVDMGLEPFLVASSLVVVCAQRLCRRVCPHCKEPVKLPAKALAAIQGKVKPGTVFYEGKGCDQCRHTGYLGRLGITEILQVDDAVRDMLIRGKSSDDIAHYARENQGMQLLFDDAVDKMNEGQTTLAEVYRVATQE from the coding sequence ATGGAATTCACGAGAGATAAAATATTGAAAGTATTACGCCAGATCCCGGGGGTCAACCCGGCGGACCTGGACGCCATTGTCTATGCCCAGCGCAAGGCCGGCACGGGGCTTGTCAGCTCGATCTTGAAACAGGGGGTCATTTCCGAACATGACCTGCTCGCACTTCTGGTGCGCGAATTGAAGGTCCCGTCGGTTGACTTAAGCAAATACCATTTTGACGAGCGGCTTAAAAGCATGGTCCCCGCAAAGATCGCCCGCCAGAATCAGGTGATGCCGATCTCCTGTCTGGGCGGCACGCTGACCGTGGCCATGGCCGACCCTTTGAACGTGTTCGCCATTGATGACCTGAGCAACATCACAGGCAAAAAAGTGGATGTCATGGTCGCGACAGCGTCGCAGGTCCAACAGGCCATTGATAACTTTTATGATACGGCCGCGCAAAGCATCGCCGATGTCACCCACAACATTGAGTCCGCCAATTTTGAGATCATCTCCGAGGGTCCGTCCGAGACGAACACGGATACCGGCCAAGAGGCGCCCATCATCCGCATGGTCAATCTGGTCATCAAGGAGGCCATCCGCCAGCGCGCCTCCGACATCCACATGGAGCCGACACCCGAAGGGATGCGCGTGCGTTACCGCATCGACGGCATTCTGCAGGACACGCTGGTCATCCCCAAAGACAGCCAGAGCGCGGTGACCGTGCGCATCAAGATCATGTCGCGCATAGACATCACCACCACCCAGACGCCCCAGGACGGCCGTTTCAAGATGCGCGTGTCCTCCCAGGAAGTGGATTTTCGCGTTTCTTTGCTCCCGACGACGTTCGGCCAGAAAGTGGTCATGCGCGTCCTGGACAAGGCCAGTTTGTCCATGGGCTTGGAGAAATTGGGGTTTTCCGGGCGTTCCATCAAGATCATGGATGAGGCCATCTATAAACCGTTCGGGATGATCCTCGTCACCGGTCCGACGGGAAGCGGCAAAAGCACGACCCTGTATTCGATGATCAATAAACTCAATACGGCGGACCGTAATATCATCACTATCGAGGACCCGGTGGAATACCTCATTGAAGGCCTCACGCAGATCGAGGTCAAACATGACATCGGGCTTGATTTTGCCACGGGGCTTAAGGCCGTCCTGCGCCAGTCCCCGGACATTGTCATGGTCGGTGAGATCCGCGACACCGAGACCGCGGACATCGCCATCAAGGCCTCCCTGACCGGGCAATTGGTGCTCTCGACGCTGCATACCAATGACGCGTCCGGAGCGGTGACCCGCCTGGTGGACATGGGCCTGGAGCCGTTCCTGGTGGCCTCCAGCCTGGTCGTTGTGTGCGCCCAGCGTCTGTGCCGGCGCGTATGCCCGCATTGCAAAGAGCCGGTGAAGCTCCCGGCCAAGGCCCTGGCCGCCATTCAAGGCAAGGTCAAGCCGGGCACGGTTTTTTATGAGGGCAAGGGATGCGACCAGTGCCGCCATACCGGATATCTGGGCCGTTTGGGGATCACCGAGATCCTGCAGGTGGATGATGCCGTGCGGGACATGCTCATCCGCGGCAAGTCCTCGGATGATATCGCCCATTACGCGCGGGAAAATCAGGGGATGCAGTTGCTTTTTGACGATGCGGTTGATAAAATGAATGAAGGACAGACAACATTGGCGGAGGTTTACCGTGTCGCGACCCAGGAGTGA